Within Fusobacterium periodonticum ATCC 33693, the genomic segment AAATAGAAAAACTGGAGAGATTGAACATAAACATTTCTATAATATAATTGACTACTTGCAAAAAGGTGATATTTTAGTTAGAAATGCAACTAAAGTTATACCAGCTAGAATATATGGTCATAAAGAAAGTGGTGGAGTTTTAGAAGTTCTTTTAATAAAAAGAATTTCTATAGATACTTGGGAATGTTTATTAAAACCAGCTAAAAAATTGAAATTAGGACAAAAGTTATATATAGGAGAAAATAAGGAACTAATAGCTGAATTATTAGAAATTAAAGAAGATGGAAATAGAATCTTGAAGTTTTACTATGAAGGTAGTTTTGAAGAGGTTCTAGATAAACTTGGTTCTATGCCCTTGCCTCCATATATAACAAGAAAATTAGAAAATAAAGATAGATATCAAACTGTTTATGCTCAAAGAGGAGAGTCTGTTGCAGCACCAACAGCAGGACTACATTTTACAGAAGAATTACTCAGAAAAATTTCTGAAAAAGGCATAGAAATAGTTGATATTTTTCTAGAAGTTGGTCTAGGGACATTTAGACCTGTTCAAACAGAAAATGTTTTAGAGCATAAGATGCATGAGGAAAGTTTTGAAATTTCAGAAAAAGCAGCAAAGGCTATAAATGAAGCTAAGGCACAAGGAAGAAGAATTATCTCAGTTGGTACAACTGCAACAAGAGCATTAGAATCTTCAGTTGATGAAAATGGAAAATTAATTGCTCAAAAAAGAGATACAGGAATTTTTATATATCCTGGTTACCAATTTAAAATAGTTGATGCTTTAATAACAAACTTTCACCTTCCAAAATCAACATTATTAATGCTTGTTTCAGCATTATATGATAGAGAAAAAATACTTGAAATATATAAAATGGCAGTTAAAGAAGAATATCACTTTTTTAGCTTTGGTGACAGTATGTTTATTTATTAAGTAGGTGATAATATGAGAATAATAGCAGGTGAAGCTAAAAATAGAATAATAAAAACAAGAAAAGGTTTTGATACAAGACCAACTCTTGAAAGTGTAAAAGAATCTCTTTTTTCAATAATTGCTCCATATGTAGAAAATTCTGTTTTCTTAGATCTATTCAGTGGAAGTGGAAGTATCTCACTTGAAGCTGTGAGTAGGGGTGCTAAAAGAGCTGTCATGATAGAAAAAGATGGAGAAGCTTTAAAATATATTATTGAAAACATTGATAACTTAGGTTTTACAGATAGATGTAGAGCTTATAAAAATGATGTTGTGAGAGCTGTAGAAATATTAGGAAGAAAAAAGGAAAAATTTGATATAATATTTATGGATCCACCTTATCAAGATAATATCACTACAAAGGTTTTAAAAGCTATAGATAAGGCAGATATTTTAGCAGATGATGGTTTAATAATCTGTGAACATCATTTATTTGAAGATTTAGACGATAATATAGCTTCTTTTAGAAAAACTGATGAAAGAAAATATAATAAAAAAATATTAACATTTTTCACAAAATAATAACAAGTTTTTCTTGAATTTTTTATACTTCTAGTTATATATTTCGATTACTTGATAGCCATAAATGTTTTTCGAGCTCCACAAAGGCTCTCCAAGCATTTATGGACATCGCAGTAATCTCATTTCATATTTTATATAAATCTTTCAAGAAAAACTTATCAATTAATTATAAATATTTTTTTATTATAGAAAGGGGTAGAGATGGCAAAAAATACTTTTGAAGAAAATTTAGAAAATTTAGATGAAATCATTGAAAAACTAGAAAGTGGAGAACTTAGTCTAGATGACGCAATAAAAGAATATGAAAATGCGATGAAACTTATAAAAACTGCTTCTAAGATGTTAAATGAGGCTGAAGGTAGATTAATTAAAGTCATTGAAAAAAATGGAGAAATTGAGACAGAGGAGATTTAAGATGAATAGTGATTTCCAAGTTTACTTAAAAGAAAAAACTAATTTTTTTGAAACTGAATTAAAGAAAGAGTTAGAAGAACTTTCCTATCCAGAAACTATAGCAAAAGGAATGGAATATGCTCTTTTAAATGGTGGTAAAAGATTGAGACCTTTTTTACTTTTTACAACTTTGGAATTATTAAATCAAGATATACAAAAAGGTGTAAAGTCAGCCATAGGAATAGAGATGATACATTCTTATTCTCT encodes:
- the xseB gene encoding exodeoxyribonuclease VII small subunit — protein: MAKNTFEENLENLDEIIEKLESGELSLDDAIKEYENAMKLIKTASKMLNEAEGRLIKVIEKNGEIETEEI
- the rsmD gene encoding 16S rRNA (guanine(966)-N(2))-methyltransferase RsmD — translated: MRIIAGEAKNRIIKTRKGFDTRPTLESVKESLFSIIAPYVENSVFLDLFSGSGSISLEAVSRGAKRAVMIEKDGEALKYIIENIDNLGFTDRCRAYKNDVVRAVEILGRKKEKFDIIFMDPPYQDNITTKVLKAIDKADILADDGLIICEHHLFEDLDDNIASFRKTDERKYNKKILTFFTK
- the queA gene encoding tRNA preQ1(34) S-adenosylmethionine ribosyltransferase-isomerase QueA, which translates into the protein MSTYLSDYDYFLPEELIGQKPREPRDSAKLMLINRKTGEIEHKHFYNIIDYLQKGDILVRNATKVIPARIYGHKESGGVLEVLLIKRISIDTWECLLKPAKKLKLGQKLYIGENKELIAELLEIKEDGNRILKFYYEGSFEEVLDKLGSMPLPPYITRKLENKDRYQTVYAQRGESVAAPTAGLHFTEELLRKISEKGIEIVDIFLEVGLGTFRPVQTENVLEHKMHEESFEISEKAAKAINEAKAQGRRIISVGTTATRALESSVDENGKLIAQKRDTGIFIYPGYQFKIVDALITNFHLPKSTLLMLVSALYDREKILEIYKMAVKEEYHFFSFGDSMFIY